One segment of Streptosporangium brasiliense DNA contains the following:
- a CDS encoding M28 family metallopeptidase yields MRARVHKGLLASIAAASAMALPVISVTPAVAAGPDPQAFSRSVKAPAVKQHLVKLQQIADANGGTRASGTPGHEASVDYVAGKLRAAGYQVTLQEFEFPFFREVTRTVLNRISPAAKTYVRNTDFRTMTYSGSGNATGTVQGVDLVLPPSPTPSSSSGCEASDFAGFTPGNIALLQRGTCNFQVKAELAEAAGASGVIIFNEGQPGEGPNDRRILLTGTLNAPTTHIPVVGTTFAVGNELAAAGTTVTLTADTESDPHRKTRNVLAESRWGDPDKVVMLGSHLDSVTEGPGINDNGSGSAGILETALKANPVPTRNKLRFAFWGAEELGLLGSKHYVAGLSAEEKAKIKLYLNFDMIASPNHIFGIYDGDDSDATGAPAGPAGSDKIEKLFETYFTKLGQPYTGTDFTGRSDYGPFIEVGIPSGGLFTGADGVKTAEEAARFGGEAGVAYDECYHQVCDTIANVNDKALAVNTGAIATAAFVYAHSRDLPGGGAPSGSRPGTGGGGLGHDHEDVPM; encoded by the coding sequence ATGCGCGCACGCGTCCACAAGGGCCTGCTGGCCTCGATCGCCGCGGCTTCGGCCATGGCCCTGCCCGTGATCTCCGTCACTCCGGCCGTCGCCGCCGGGCCGGACCCCCAGGCGTTCAGCCGGTCGGTCAAGGCCCCGGCCGTCAAGCAGCACTTGGTGAAGCTCCAGCAGATCGCCGACGCCAACGGCGGCACCCGGGCGTCGGGCACCCCGGGCCACGAGGCCTCGGTCGACTACGTGGCGGGCAAGCTGCGTGCCGCCGGATACCAGGTCACCCTGCAGGAGTTCGAGTTCCCGTTCTTCCGTGAGGTCACCAGGACCGTGCTCAACCGGATCTCGCCCGCCGCGAAGACCTACGTGCGCAACACGGACTTCCGGACCATGACCTACTCCGGTTCGGGCAACGCCACGGGGACCGTGCAGGGGGTGGACCTGGTCCTGCCGCCGAGCCCGACCCCCAGTTCGAGCTCCGGCTGCGAGGCGAGCGACTTCGCCGGGTTCACCCCTGGCAACATCGCCCTGCTCCAGCGCGGCACCTGCAACTTCCAGGTCAAGGCCGAGCTCGCGGAGGCGGCCGGCGCCTCCGGTGTGATCATCTTCAACGAGGGGCAGCCGGGCGAGGGCCCCAACGACCGCCGGATCCTGCTGACCGGCACGCTCAACGCGCCCACCACCCACATCCCGGTCGTCGGCACCACCTTCGCCGTCGGCAACGAGCTGGCCGCCGCCGGGACGACGGTGACGCTCACGGCCGACACCGAGAGCGACCCGCACCGCAAGACGCGCAACGTCCTCGCGGAGAGCCGCTGGGGCGACCCGGACAAGGTCGTCATGCTCGGCTCCCACCTCGACAGCGTCACCGAGGGGCCGGGCATCAACGACAACGGCTCCGGCAGCGCGGGCATCCTGGAGACGGCGCTGAAGGCGAACCCCGTACCCACCAGGAACAAGCTCCGCTTCGCCTTCTGGGGCGCCGAGGAGCTGGGTCTGCTCGGCTCCAAGCACTACGTGGCCGGCCTGTCCGCCGAGGAGAAGGCGAAGATCAAGCTGTATCTGAACTTCGACATGATCGCCTCGCCGAACCACATCTTCGGGATCTACGACGGCGACGACTCCGACGCGACCGGCGCCCCGGCGGGCCCCGCGGGCTCGGACAAGATCGAGAAGCTGTTCGAGACGTACTTCACCAAGCTCGGCCAGCCGTACACCGGCACCGACTTCACCGGCCGCTCCGACTACGGCCCCTTCATCGAGGTGGGCATCCCCTCCGGCGGCCTGTTCACCGGCGCCGACGGCGTCAAGACAGCCGAGGAGGCCGCCAGGTTCGGCGGTGAGGCCGGGGTCGCCTACGACGAGTGCTACCACCAGGTGTGCGACACCATCGCCAACGTCAACGACAAGGCGCTGGCGGTGAACACCGGCGCGATCGCGACGGCGGCGTTCGTCTACGCCCACAGCCGCGACCTGCCCGGCGGCGGCGCTCCCAGCGGCAGCCGGCCGGGGACCGGCGGCGGCGGTCTCGGGCACGACCACGAGGACGTCCCCATGTGA
- a CDS encoding RpiB/LacA/LacB family sugar-phosphate isomerase: MRISLASDSLDGIAPILIPEIRRRGHTVITHGALADERADWAWCCSRAAQDVTSGVADQAIVCCWTGTGASIAANKVPGIRAALCVDAATAAGARRWNDANVLAVSLRLTSAPLLEEILDAWFSGGASADETDLANIAYLSEIEN, from the coding sequence ATGCGTATCTCACTGGCCTCCGACAGTCTCGACGGTATAGCTCCCATCCTGATACCTGAGATCCGGAGGAGAGGCCACACGGTGATCACACACGGCGCCCTGGCGGACGAGCGCGCCGACTGGGCATGGTGCTGTTCCCGGGCCGCCCAGGACGTCACCTCGGGCGTGGCGGACCAGGCGATCGTGTGCTGCTGGACGGGGACCGGGGCGTCGATCGCGGCGAACAAGGTGCCGGGGATCCGGGCGGCCCTGTGCGTGGACGCGGCGACGGCGGCCGGGGCCCGGCGCTGGAACGACGCCAACGTGCTGGCCGTCAGCCTCCGGCTGACGTCGGCGCCGCTGCTGGAGGAGATCCTGGACGCCTGGTTCTCGGGCGGTGCCAGCGCCGACGAGACCGACCTGGCGAACATCGCCTACCTATCCGAGATTGAGAATTGA